Proteins from one Limanda limanda chromosome 9, fLimLim1.1, whole genome shotgun sequence genomic window:
- the gpr52 gene encoding G-protein coupled receptor 52, with the protein MNQSELTTDPVLTANSSHGDFFHRRTSNHSCPLGWGLNEGLETCVLETAVIVLLTVLIIAGNLTVIFVFHCAPLLHHYTTSYFIQTMAYADLLVGLSCLVPTLSLLHYPAGVQEPITCQVFSYVISVLKSVSMACLACISVDRYLAITKPLSYNQLVTPCRLRGCITLICVYSSLVFLPSFFGWGKPGYHGDIFEWCAHSWPTSGLFTGFVVCLLYAPAALVVCFTYYHIFRICQQHNREISERRARFPSQEMEAGEGGGSGGHQGGHGPDRRYAMVLFRITSVFYMLWLPYIIYFMLESSHVLASPAISFITTWLAISNSFCNCVIYSLSNSVFRLGMRRLSQTICSFSHCAADDRDFAEAKPRKRANSCSI; encoded by the coding sequence atgaaccagtctgaactgacAACGGACCCGGTGCTCACTGCCAACAGCAGCCATGGAGACTTCTTTCATAGACGGACCTCCAACCACTCTTGTCCCTTGGGCTGGGGGCTAAATGAAGGCCTAGAGACTTGCGTCCTGGAGACTGCTGTCATTGTACTTCTGACAGTGCTCATTATTGCAGGGAACCTGACAGTGATCTTTGTGTTCCACTGCGCCCCCCTACTACATCATTACACTACCAGCTACTTCATCCAGACAATGGCGTATGCCGATCTGCTGGTCGGTCTTAGTTGCCTGGTGCCCaccctgtctctgctccactacCCAGCAGGTGTCCAGGAGCCCATCACGTGCCAGGTTTTCAGCTACGTTATTTCTGTACTGAAGAGTGTTTCGATGGCCTGCTTGGCTTGCATCAGCGTGGACCGCTACTTGGCCATTACAAAACCACTATCTTACAACCAGCTGGTGACACCATGTCGGTTACGAGGCTGCATCACCCTCATCTGTGTCTACTCGAGTCTGGTTTTCCTGCCCTCCTTCTTCGGGTGGGGTAAGCCAGGATATCATGGGGACATTTTTGAGTGGTGTGCTCACTCGTGGCCAACTTCTGGCCTTTTTACAGGCTTTGTAGTGTGCCTGCTCTATGCACCTGCTGCACTTGTTGTCTGTTTCACCTATTACCACATATTTCGCATTTGCCAGCAGCACAATAGGGAGATCAGTGAACGACGTGCACGTTTTCCCAGCCAGGAGATGGAGGCTGGTGAGGGGGGTGGCAGCGGTGGGCATCAGGGAGGGCACGGACCAGATCGACGCTATGCGATGGTGCTCTTCCGCATCACCAGTGTTTTTTATATGCTTTGGCTGCCCTACATCATCTACTTCATGTTAGAGAGCTCCCATGTGCTGGCCAGTCCTGCCATTTCCTTCATCACCACCTGGCTGGCCATTAGCAACAGCTTTTGCAACTGTGTTATCTACAGCCTCTCTAATAGTGTTTTCCGCCTGGGCATGCGTAGACTCTCGCAGACAATTTGCTCTTTCAGCCACTGTGCAGCCGATGACAGGGATTTTGCGGAGGCTAAACCAAGGAAGAGGGCAAACTCCTGCTCCATCTGA